One Malaclemys terrapin pileata isolate rMalTer1 chromosome 9, rMalTer1.hap1, whole genome shotgun sequence DNA window includes the following coding sequences:
- the LOC128843585 gene encoding SRRM2 protein homolog rsr-2-like yields MMERGHNRDSEQCRVKVKELRQAYQKTKEANGRSGSEPRTCRYYAELHAILGGAATTTPPLFVDSGSGIVSMPEDSADGLEEEEEDELAESTQHSILPNSQDLFITLTEVPSQASQASTQDSDPMEGTSAAANSSSLPPPSRRLSQIRRRKKKTREDMFSEIMQSSRSDRAHLNEWKETVSKYRKEVGEREERRDQREERRDQREERRDDRDERWRQEDQRMKDATLGLLRRLVEVQERLLENRLPLQPLFHPPPSPCSVSSSPRRVRTRGGGSVHLPIPPQ; encoded by the exons atgatggagagaggccacaatagggactctgagcagtgccgcgtgaaggtcaaggagctcagacaagcctatcaaaaaacaaaggaggcaaacggtcgctccgggtcagagccgcggacatgccgctactacgccgagctgcatgcaattctagggggggctgccaccactaccccacctttgttcgtggattctgggtcggggatagtctcgatgcctgaggattctgccgatgggctagaggaggaggaggaggatgagcttgcagagagcacacagcactccattctccccaacagccaggatctttttatcaccctgactgaagtaccctcccaagcctcccaagccagtacccaagactctgaccccatggaagggacctcag cagctgcaaattcctcaagcctccctcctccatcccgaaggttatcacagataaggcgtcgtaagaagaagacgcgggaggacatgttttctgaaattatgcaatccagcaggagtgacagagctcatctgaatgagtggaaggaaacagtttcaaagtataggaaagaagtcggtgaacgtgaggagaggagggaccaacgtgaggagaggagggaccaacgtgaggagaggagagacgatcgagatgagagatggcggcaggaagaccagaggatgaaggatgcaacgctggggctgctccggcgtctggtggaggttcaggaacggctgctggaaaacagactgccgcttcagcccctgttccaccctcccccctccccatgttccgtatcctcctcacccagacgtgtaagaacgcgggggggaggctccgtacaccttcccattccaccccagtag